In Mustelus asterias chromosome 17, sMusAst1.hap1.1, whole genome shotgun sequence, the following are encoded in one genomic region:
- the LOC144506351 gene encoding uncharacterized protein LOC144506351 codes for MPCRTQEDAVINLKSVQEIAKDLGFQWTIVACELGFTRTEISCFRITSMQKKVQAKKMLENWYEKSWNKLNKTKMLQDALERAGRKDLADKLQCLHWGHQKLSQRVELPSAFPFLITIYKTMNNREALQKINQLSHQ; via the exons ATGCCTTGCAGAACCCAGGAG GATGCAGTGATCAACCTGAAGTCTGTCCAGGAAATTGCCAAAGACCTGGGCTTTCAATGGACTATCGTGGCCTGTGAGCTGGGCTTCACCAGGACAGAAATCAGCTGCTTTCGTATCACCTCGATGCAGAAAAAGGTGCAAGCAAAGAAAATGCTAGAGAACTG GTATGAAAAATCGTGGAACAAATTGAACAAAACAAAGATGCTGCAAGATGCTCTGGAGAGGGCTGGCCGAAAGGACCTGGCAGATAAACTGCAGTGTCTGCACTGGGGGCATCAGAAACTCAGTCAGCGTGTGGAGCTGCCGTCAGCTTTCCCATTCCTTATCACCATTTACAAGACCATGAATAATAGGGAGGCCCTGCAGAAGATTAACCAGCTCAGCCATCAATAA